A window of uncultured Methanoregula sp. genomic DNA:
GTCGAGAAGGGAATCCAGCTGCTCTTTTGTGTACCAGAAGACATCCTGGCCCGGGTCGAACGAGGCAAACTCGCTCTTCTCCGCAACCCGACAGTTGAACTCCGGGTCTGCCGTTGCCATGTGGACAAAGGGAAGGGCCGGGGGCTCGGCCATTGCAAATGCCTTCGAAGCGCCCCATTCAAAGAACGTCATCTGGTCCCCGGCTTCGTCCGTGAACATGAACGCCGTGGGGGTGTGGGCTTCGGGAACGACAAAGAACTGCTGGGAGACGCCCAGCTTCTTCATCCAGGCATCGTAGTCGCCGCCATAAAAATCCCCGCCAACGCAGGAGAGGAGGGTGGTATTCCCGCCAAGGGTTGCTATGCCCGCGGCAATGTTTGCAGCCCCGCCGCCGTAATAGATCTGCCGGTCCGTGATATGGGTCGAACAGTTCTTCTCGGGCAGGTGCGCAACCTTGGAGATATGGTCGATGGCCGTATGCCCGACAACATGGATCATGCTCATACCTGTTCCTGCACATCCAGTATTTTCAAGGGAATGTCCCGCAGCGCTTTCCCGATAACGGATTTGGCAATCCGGCCTGCATGTTCGGCCGATTCTCCCCGGAAGACTTTCATCTCGAGAACGAGTCCCACAAGAGCGGTGTCGGCAACGACAATGGCGCTGGAGAGTTCCTTCTCGCAATAGGGGCAGGCAAGCATGCCTGCTTCCACTTCAACGTATTTTGCAGCCGGGTTCAGGCGTTTGCCTGCCTCGCTGATGGCGATCCCGATGGCGTCATCCAAGGATTTGACATCCTTGATGAGCCAGGCCGATTCCAGTGTAACGGTATAATCCGGCATAATTGTCTCCTCACCACTCCTCGCGGTGCACATGTTCTCCTGTCGGCATCCGTTCCGTCAGGCTGGTCTTTACATCGCCCTTGCCCGCTGCAAGCAGTGCAATCGGGCGGACGTGCTGTGGAAGGCCGAGGATCTCCCGGACCTCGTCCTCGTCAAATGCCCCGGTCCAGCACGTGTGAATCTTTCGTGCATGGGCTGCAAGCATCATGTACGTGCAGGCGATCGTCGCGTCCTCCACGGCATAGAGAATTCCCCGCTCGCCATAGCGCGACATCGAGCGGACATAATTGGCACAGACCACAAAGACGGTCGCAGATCGTTCCAGGTGCACCTGGCCGAACGCCGCCTCAGCAAGCGCAAGCCGGCTCTCCTCGTCCGTAACAACGACAACATCCCAGGCTTCCAGGTTGCCGGCGCTCGGCGCAGTGCTTGCGCAGGACAGGATATAGTCGGTCTCTTCCTTGGTCAGCGACTCGTCCCCGTACTCCCGGACCGAAGTACGGCTGGAAAGGAAACCGGAGAAATCAGAGGAGTCCATGTTCCGTGAGTACCTGCCAGGCTTCCTGTGCAGGAGTAGTGGATGCACTGATGGCTGCAGCAATTTTTTCCGAAGCCGCCTCAGGCTTGTCGGCCTCGACAAGAGAGATGGCGCTGTTGAGGGAGTTTATTGCTTTCTGGAACTCCTGGTGACCGGTATCCCTAAGCGCGAACTGGAGCTCGGTCCTGACCGATTCCATCATCAGGAGAAGCATCCTTCTCCCGCCAGGGCGCTCCTCCTTGGCAAAGCCGGTCAGGGCTATACTCAGCTGGGAGGCCATGATCAGTCCGGACTTGGCCCGCTCGCCGAACTGGTAGTTCTTTACTGCAGTTGGAAGATCCATACTCACCATGGTTGTTTGAAATAAAATATAGTTATGATACAATATCAGCAATCACGAAAAAACTGCACATGGTTGTGCGAAAAACCAGTGGGGGGCGGGTGAACCCCTTAACCCGTCACAGGCTGTACTTGATTATGAAATTACCGGGAGGACTTTGCCTTTGCACCGAGAGCAGACACTTTTGCCCGCTTCATGCGCCGGCGGATCATCGGGTTTGCCGTTGACTCGTTCATGCCGGACCCACCGGACCGGTCACCGCCGCGCCTGCCGCCGCGCCGTCCGCCACCGCGCTGTCCGCCCATGGCTTCAGCCATCTGGTCGACCTGCTTGACATTGGCGCCTGCCTTGAACCGCTGGTTCGGACCCGGGGTCTTTCCTTCGCCTTCTTTCTTCGGAACGAGCCGGATCTGTCCTTTCACGCCTTTAACCTGTGCCCAGAGGGTTGTACCTGTTTTACCCATAATTAAACTCCTTATGTAATTCTGCCGCCCCACTCATAAATGTTCGCGCTGCCCGGTCCCGAACCGGCCGGGGGATCGGATCCCGGTTATGGTTTTTTTCCGGCAGTTACAGATTCGATCTCTTTTCTCAAGATCTCGCTGACCACTTTGCCGTCAACCGATCCCCGCACTTCGGCCATAACAACGCCCATGAGGGGGCCGAGAGCGGCTTTTCCTTTCTCGGCAACAAAATCCGACCGGTCGGAAATGATCTTCCGGACAATGGTCTCGAGTTCGGCCCGGGAAACGGAAGGCC
This region includes:
- a CDS encoding DUF555 domain-containing protein, which produces MPDYTVTLESAWLIKDVKSLDDAIGIAISEAGKRLNPAAKYVEVEAGMLACPYCEKELSSAIVVADTALVGLVLEMKVFRGESAEHAGRIAKSVIGKALRDIPLKILDVQEQV
- a CDS encoding DUF5350 domain-containing protein; amino-acid sequence: MGKTGTTLWAQVKGVKGQIRLVPKKEGEGKTPGPNQRFKAGANVKQVDQMAEAMGGQRGGGRRGGRRGGDRSGGSGMNESTANPMIRRRMKRAKVSALGAKAKSSR
- a CDS encoding carbohydrate kinase family protein, which translates into the protein MIHVVGHTAIDHISKVAHLPEKNCSTHITDRQIYYGGGAANIAAGIATLGGNTTLLSCVGGDFYGGDYDAWMKKLGVSQQFFVVPEAHTPTAFMFTDEAGDQMTFFEWGASKAFAMAEPPALPFVHMATADPEFNCRVAEKSEFASFDPGQDVFWYTKEQLDSLLDNIDILFANQHEIEHMCRTLGTSRDSIVSRVKMAIFTMSGDGSTLYTGGKEHFIPVVPVTLADPTGAGDSYRAGFLTAYVNGYSPLTSCKIGTVTASFVVEHVGCQTHLPTWEQMTGRYRQHFGELARP
- a CDS encoding nitroreductase family protein, whose product is MDSSDFSGFLSSRTSVREYGDESLTKEETDYILSCASTAPSAGNLEAWDVVVVTDEESRLALAEAAFGQVHLERSATVFVVCANYVRSMSRYGERGILYAVEDATIACTYMMLAAHARKIHTCWTGAFDEDEVREILGLPQHVRPIALLAAGKGDVKTSLTERMPTGEHVHREEW